One stretch of Punica granatum isolate Tunisia-2019 chromosome 5, ASM765513v2, whole genome shotgun sequence DNA includes these proteins:
- the LOC116206802 gene encoding ferredoxin C 1, chloroplastic, producing the protein MATLHFPPFTLTKHQPTAARPPSSSSVHLQLGRFRPLTVAVRAYKVVVEHEGRTTELEVEPDETILSKAIDSGLDVPHDCKLGVCMTCPARLASGLVDQSEGMLSDDVVERGYALLCVAYPRSDCVIKTIPEEELLYLQLATAND; encoded by the coding sequence ATGGCCACTCTCCACTTCCCTCCCTTCACTCTCACCAAACACCAACCGACCGCCGCCAGgcccccctcctcctcctcggtcCACCTCCAGCTTGGCCGCTTCCGGCCGCTCACGGTGGCAGTGAGAGCCTATAAAGTTGTGGTGGAGCATGAGGGACGGACCACAGAGCTGGAGGTGGAGCCCGACGAGACAATCCTGTCGAAGGCCATTGATAGCGGGCTGGACGTGCCCCATGACTGCAAGCTCGGGGTGTGCATGACGTGCCCGGCCCGGCTCGCTAGCGGGTTGGTGGATCAGAGCGAGGGCATGCTCAGTGACGACGTCGTGGAGAGGGGCTACGCTCTGCTTTGCGTGGCCTACCCGAGGTCCGACTGCGTCATCAAGACCATCCCCGAGGAGGAGCTCCTCTATTTGCAGCTCGCAACTGCTAATGACTAA
- the LOC116207657 gene encoding FRIGIDA-like protein 4a has product MGSIPDPGELTHELTQPSFDEFQRQTSLMTSCTLLWKELSDHFTSLEQNLMRKSEALKHKLRALDEQTKQSLTVLEKRETTIDGSVEIALKKVDKSKEAALTALERDSEADSEDSPGEVDDGDGLLARLRFFCLKMDARGFWSFVTGKKKELDLLREKMPLSLVDCVDPARFVLESISEVFPLDKRGDRDKSDRGNDLGWACVLILESLIPVVVDPVIGKSRLLVTPSVKERAKEIAETWKASLDERGGIENVKTPDVHTFLQHLVTFGIVKKEDVDFYRKLVIGSAWRKQMPKLAVSLGLGDKMPDIIQELISRGQQLDAVHFTYEVGLVDKFPPVPLLKAFLKDAKKAAASILEDPNNAGRAATLAARKEQSALKAVIKCIEEYKLEAQFPPENLKKRLEQLEKVKTEKKRQPISVPANKRTRANNGGPMPPAKAGRITNAYVSSFPAPPAFVRSPSHGQYHAGVSPYHSPPTSIYGSVSPPPPSPYVYSPEGAPPGLAGSYPAPPPMSYPPPPYAGYGGPAYQPAYYR; this is encoded by the exons ATGGGGTCGATCCCCGATCCGGGCGAGTTGACTCATGAGTTGACTCAGCCGAGCTTCGACGAGTTCCAGAGGCAGACCTCGCTCATGACGAGCTGCACTCTACTGTGGAAGGAGCTCTCCGACCACTTCACCTCGCTGGAGCAGAACCTCATGCGCAAGTCCGAGGCTCTCAAGCACAAGCTCCGGGCCCTCGACGAGCAGACCAAGCAGTCCCTCACTGTCCTCGAGAAGCGTGAGACGACCATCGACGGCAGTGTGGAGATCGCCCTCAAGAAAGTCGATAAGAGCAAGGAGGCCGCGCTCACCGCCCTCGAGCGGGACTCCGAGGCCGACTCGGAGGACTCCCCCGGCGAGGTCGACGACGGCGACGGCCTGCTGGCGAGGCTGAGGTTCTTCTGCCTGAAGATGGACGCCAGGGGGTTCTGGAGCTTCGTCACTGGCAAGAAGAAGGAGCTGGACCTTCTGAGGGAGAAGATGCCTCTCTCTCTGGTGGACTGCGTTGATCCAGCGAGGTTCGTGCTGGAGTCTATATCGGAGGTCTTCCCGCTCGATAAGAGAGGAGACCGGGACAAGAGCGATAGGGGGAATGATCTGGGGTGGGCCTGTGTCCTGATTCTCGAGTCGCTCATACCGGTAGTGGTTGATCCCGTGATCGGGAAATCGAGGCTGCTGGTGACTCCGAGTGTGAAGGAGAGGGCAAAGGAGATTGCAGAGACATGGAAGGCGAGCTTGGATGAGAGAGGAGGGATTGAGAACGTGAAGACGCCCGATGTCCATACTTTCCTGCAGCATTTGGTGACATTCGGAATTGTGAAGAAGGAGGATGTGGACTTCTACCGGAAACTCGTGATCGGGTCTGCTTGGCGCAAGCAGATGCCCAAGCTTGCGGTCTCCCTCGGTTTAGGTGATAAGATGCCCG ACATCATCCAAGAGCTAATTAGCAGGGGACAGCAGCTTGATGCAGTGCATTTTACATATGAAGTGGGACTTGTGGACAAGTTCCCCCCTGTGCCCCTGCTGAAAGCTTTTCTGAAGGACGCAAAGAAGGCAGCAGCTTCTATCTTGGAGGATCCAAATAATGCTGGCAGAGCTGCG ACCCTTGCTGCACGCAAAGAGCAGTCGGCTCTCAAAGCTGTGATCAAGTGCATTGAGGAGTACAAGCTTGAGGCCCAGTTCCCTCCTGAGAACCTGAAGAAACGTCTCGAGCAGCTCGAGAAGGTCAAGACTGAGAAGAAGAGGCAGCCCATTTCTGTCCCAGCGAACAAGAGAACGCGGGCAAACAATGGTGGGCCTATGCCGCCGGCTAAAGCAGGTCGTATCACGAATGCATATGTGTCATCTTTCCCCGCCCCTCCTGCCTTCGTCAGGTCACCTTCCCACGGTCAGTACCACGCTGGAGTTTCCCCCTATCATTCCCCGCCTACCAGCATTTATGGAAGTGTGAGCCCACCACCACCAAGCCCATATGTTTACTCACCGGAAGGAGCTCCTCCTGGACTCGCCGGATCCTACCCTGCCCCTCCTCCGATGAGctatcctcctcctccctatGCCGGATACGGGGGCCCAGCTTATCAGCCGGCTTACTACCGATAG